One Microcebus murinus isolate Inina chromosome 9, M.murinus_Inina_mat1.0, whole genome shotgun sequence DNA window includes the following coding sequences:
- the HTR5A gene encoding 5-hydroxytryptamine receptor 5A codes for MDLPVNLTSFSLATPFPLETNRSLGADGRRPSAPLLSVFKVLVLTLLGFLVAATFAWNLLVLATILRVRTFHRVPHNLVASMAISDVLVAALVMPLSLVHEMSGRRWRLGRRLCQLWIVCDVLCCTASIWNVTAIALDRYWSITRHLEYTLRTRKCVSNVMIALTWALSAVIALAPLLFGWGETYTESSEECQVSREPSYTVFSTVGAFYLPLCVVLFVYWKIYKAAKFRVSSRKTNSVLPLSDAVEVKGPAQQPKTVFAARHAVTFQTEGDTWREQKEQRAALMVGILIGVFVLCWAPFFITELLSPLISRDIPAIWKSIFLWLGYSNSFFNPLIYTAFNKNYNSAFKHFFGRQACVSGTG; via the exons ATGGATTTGCCTGTGAACCTAACCTCCTTTTCCCTCGCGACCCCCTTCCCGTTGGAGACCAACCGCAGCCTTGGCGCAGACGGCCGGCGCCCCAGCGCGCCCCTGCTCTCCGTCTTCAAAGTGCTGGTTCTGACACTGCTGGGCTTCCTGGTGGCTGCGACGTTCGCCTGGAACCTGCTCGTGCTGGCCACCATCCTGCGCGTGCGCACCTTCCACCGTGTGCCGCACAACCTGGTGGCGTCCATGGCCATCTCGGACGTGCTGGTGGCCGCGCTGGTCATGCCGCTGAGCCTGGTGCACGAGATGTCCGGGCGCCGCTGGCGGCTGGGCAGGCGGCTCTGCCAGCTGTGGATCGTGTGCGACGTTCTCTGCTGCACAGCAAGCATCTGGAACGTGACTGCCATAGCGCTGGACCGCTACTGGTCCATCACGCGGCACCTGGAGTACACGCTCCGCACGCGCAAGTGCGTGTCCAACGTCATGATCGCGCTCACCTGGGCGCTGTCTGCTGTCATCGCTCTGGCTCCGCTGCTGTTCGGCTGGGGAGAGACTTACACGGAGAGCAGCGAGGAGTGCCAGGTCAGCCGCGAGCCCTCCTACACCGTGTTCTCCACCGTGGGCGCCTTCTACCTGCCGCTCTGCGTGGTGCTATTCGTGTACTGGAAGATCTACAAGGCCGCCAAGTTCCGCGTGAGCTCCAGGAAGACCAATAGCGTCTTACCCTTATCTGACGCTGTGGAG GTGAAGGGCCCCGCCCAGCAGCCCAAGACGGTGTTCGCCGCCCGCCACGCCGTCACCTTCCAGACGGAGGGGGACACGTGGCGGGAGCAGAAGGAGCAGCGAGCGGCGCTCATGGTGGGCATCCTCATCGGGGTGTTCGTGCTCTGCTGGGCCCCCTTCTTCATCACGGAGCTGCTCAGTCCCCTCATCTCCCGAGACATCCCCGCCATCTGGAAAAGCATCTTCCTCTGGCTTGGCTACTCCAACTCCTTCTTCAACCCCCTGATCTACACGGCGTTCAACAAGAACTACAACAGCGCCTTCAAGCACTTCTTTGGTAGGCAAGCCTGCGTGAGCGGCACAGGGTAA